In one window of Desulforhabdus amnigena DNA:
- a CDS encoding lysophospholipid acyltransferase family protein, whose product MKALRSLFFYFTVVWSTILFGLAAILLFYITRKNEWPHLCGRLWGKVNLWSAGVTVQVKGLENIGHENPYIYAANHQSWFDIFAILGKLPVQFRWLAKEELFKIPVLGTAMLANGYIPIDRSDRRKAFASLNQAAEKVRNGTSIVIFPEGTRSLDGKLQDFRMGGFVLALKSQQPIVPISISGSYRVLPKKGGWKVNPGTIQLTIGKPIPTAGLMSQDRENLVNTVRQAIRENLTESEGGILPDSK is encoded by the coding sequence ATGAAGGCGCTTCGTTCACTCTTTTTCTATTTCACGGTTGTCTGGTCGACCATTCTTTTCGGACTGGCGGCTATTTTACTCTTCTATATCACGCGGAAAAACGAATGGCCCCATCTTTGCGGCAGACTCTGGGGCAAGGTCAATCTCTGGTCTGCCGGAGTGACGGTTCAAGTGAAGGGGTTGGAAAACATAGGGCATGAAAATCCTTACATCTATGCGGCCAATCACCAGAGCTGGTTTGATATTTTCGCCATTTTGGGAAAGCTTCCCGTTCAATTCCGTTGGCTGGCCAAAGAGGAACTTTTCAAGATCCCCGTACTTGGAACGGCAATGCTTGCCAACGGCTATATTCCCATTGACCGAAGTGACCGCAGGAAAGCCTTTGCAAGTTTAAACCAGGCGGCAGAGAAAGTCCGGAACGGAACCTCCATAGTCATTTTTCCCGAAGGGACTAGAAGCCTTGACGGGAAGCTGCAGGATTTCAGGATGGGGGGCTTTGTTCTTGCGCTCAAGTCACAACAACCCATTGTCCCCATCAGCATCAGCGGTTCTTATCGTGTTCTTCCCAAGAAGGGTGGATGGAAAGTGAATCCCGGCACCATTCAATTGACCATTGGGAAACCGATTCCCACTGCAGGACTCATGTCACAGGACAGAGAAAACCTGGTGAATACCGTGAGGCAAGCCATTCGCGAAAACCTGACCGAAAGCGAAGGGGGGATACTTCCCGACAGCAAATAG
- the hemA gene encoding glutamyl-tRNA reductase encodes MCHIILLGMNHKTAPVAVREQLAVACKQQVNPLHLLPHLDHVDELLFLSTCNRVEFLFTCSDINGAVQEVTALLKTHLGNPSTAKLDSYFYIYQNLEAVTHLFRVASSLDSMVVGEPQILGQLKAAYREATECRTVKVILNRLLHKTFSVAKRVRSQTCIGSCAVSISYAAVELARKIFGELKDKRVLLIGAGEMAELAAEHLLAQGVRHMVVANRTLERAVELAQRFKADTIRFDHIYDTLKDMDIVLTSTGSPEPILKHQDVKSRMRQRRNRPLFFIDIAVPRDVEPKVNEIDNVYLYDIDDLQGVIELNREERRKEAERAEHIIAEETLKFQEWLGTLDVVPTIVALREKAEMIRVNELQKTFSHLPGLSEKDQLAIEMLTQSIVKKLLHDPILFLKKKSERKSRQTCVDFAQQVFNLSDRMNEDDIDSCALTQGAANVKNETNILKSIKK; translated from the coding sequence ATGTGTCATATCATCCTTTTGGGCATGAATCATAAAACAGCGCCAGTGGCAGTGCGGGAACAGCTTGCGGTTGCGTGCAAGCAACAGGTCAACCCTCTTCATCTTTTGCCGCATCTTGATCATGTCGATGAATTGCTTTTTCTTTCCACTTGTAACCGGGTGGAATTTTTATTCACCTGTTCAGATATCAATGGAGCGGTTCAGGAAGTAACCGCACTACTCAAAACACACCTGGGAAATCCCTCTACAGCCAAACTGGATTCCTATTTCTACATCTATCAGAATCTGGAAGCGGTGACACATCTTTTCAGAGTGGCCTCAAGTCTTGACTCCATGGTCGTGGGTGAACCTCAGATTCTTGGCCAGCTCAAAGCGGCTTATCGTGAAGCGACCGAGTGCCGGACCGTGAAAGTCATTCTCAATCGCCTTCTCCACAAGACTTTTTCAGTGGCCAAGAGGGTACGGTCCCAAACCTGCATAGGTTCCTGCGCCGTCTCCATCAGTTATGCAGCGGTGGAGTTGGCTCGGAAAATTTTCGGCGAACTGAAAGACAAAAGGGTTCTGCTGATAGGGGCCGGCGAAATGGCCGAGTTGGCGGCAGAACACCTCCTGGCCCAGGGAGTCCGCCATATGGTGGTAGCCAACCGCACCCTGGAAAGGGCTGTGGAACTGGCCCAACGCTTCAAGGCGGATACAATACGCTTTGACCATATCTACGATACACTCAAGGACATGGACATCGTGCTGACTTCCACCGGTTCCCCGGAACCCATCCTGAAGCATCAGGACGTCAAATCCAGAATGCGCCAGCGCCGGAACCGACCGCTTTTTTTCATTGATATTGCCGTTCCGCGGGATGTGGAACCCAAGGTGAATGAAATCGACAACGTCTATCTTTACGACATTGACGATCTTCAGGGAGTCATAGAGCTCAACCGAGAGGAGCGTAGGAAAGAGGCGGAGCGCGCAGAACACATCATTGCAGAGGAAACTTTGAAGTTTCAGGAATGGCTGGGAACGCTGGATGTGGTTCCGACCATCGTTGCACTGCGGGAAAAAGCCGAAATGATTCGTGTGAACGAACTCCAAAAGACATTCTCGCATCTGCCCGGCCTCAGCGAGAAGGATCAACTGGCCATCGAGATGCTGACTCAGTCCATAGTAAAGAAGCTGCTCCACGATCCGATCCTGTTTTTGAAGAAAAAAAGTGAAAGAAAGAGCAGACAGACATGCGTGGATTTTGCTCAACAAGTATTCAATTTGTCGGACCGGATGAATGAAGATGATATCGATTCATGTGCATTGACTCAAGGGGCCGCAAATGTTAAGAATGAAACCAACATCTTGAAAAGTATCAAAAAATAG
- a CDS encoding precorrin-2 dehydrogenase/sirohydrochlorin ferrochelatase family protein: MEKAADSFMETRYYPLFVSLDERLCLVVGGGSVGERKIRTLLRFGAKVLLVSTECTPWLKAQHEGGNIHLLGDVYDKNLLHGVDLVFAATSDKALNERIANDAHSLRVWCNMATDPEKGSFIVPSVFEQGPLTIAISTGGLSPAVARQIREKLEDQFGREWAIMLSFMGLLRKAIQSKGLKSDQNQLIFREMARLPLIGWIQNNQRDQAFQAIYDICGSWIGWDELTQLWNEAWNPYSSSSLPSLTASEPSDI; this comes from the coding sequence ATGGAAAAGGCAGCAGATAGCTTTATGGAAACCCGTTATTATCCCTTGTTCGTTTCCCTGGATGAGCGTCTGTGCCTGGTTGTGGGTGGTGGATCTGTGGGGGAGAGAAAAATCAGAACACTTCTCCGTTTTGGAGCAAAGGTTCTATTGGTGTCCACGGAATGCACTCCCTGGCTTAAAGCTCAGCATGAAGGAGGGAACATCCATCTGCTGGGGGATGTTTATGATAAAAATCTTCTCCACGGTGTGGATCTGGTTTTTGCCGCGACAAGCGACAAGGCACTGAACGAGAGAATTGCCAATGATGCCCACAGCCTCAGAGTCTGGTGCAATATGGCCACCGACCCTGAAAAGGGTTCCTTTATAGTACCCTCTGTTTTTGAACAGGGCCCGCTCACCATCGCCATCAGTACGGGGGGGCTAAGCCCTGCCGTAGCGCGGCAGATAAGAGAAAAGCTCGAGGATCAATTTGGCCGGGAGTGGGCCATAATGTTAAGCTTCATGGGCTTATTGAGAAAAGCCATCCAGTCCAAGGGACTGAAAAGTGATCAGAACCAGCTGATTTTCAGAGAAATGGCCCGGTTGCCGCTCATAGGATGGATACAAAACAATCAAAGGGATCAGGCCTTCCAGGCGATTTATGATATCTGTGGATCCTGGATCGGTTGGGATGAATTGACTCAACTTTGGAATGAAGCATGGAATCCGTATTCCTCATCATCGCTACCCTCTCTTACTGCATCGGAACCATCGGATATTTGA
- a CDS encoding single-stranded DNA-binding protein — protein MAKGTVNKVILIGRLGADPDIRYSANGTAIAKFNVATNDYDPSSETKERTEWHRVVAFGKLAEICGNYLGKGRQVFVEGNLRTQQWEDAQGVKRYTTEIVAREIQFLGGGADEANYQAQGRPDYGKSGGEASFSNRSSSEELPPPAGVQEEDIPF, from the coding sequence ATGGCAAAAGGCACTGTCAATAAAGTTATCCTGATAGGTAGGTTGGGAGCCGATCCCGACATTCGTTATAGTGCGAATGGAACAGCCATAGCGAAGTTCAATGTTGCCACAAATGATTATGATCCCTCCTCTGAAACCAAGGAGCGAACCGAATGGCATCGGGTCGTCGCTTTCGGGAAGCTTGCGGAAATATGCGGCAATTATCTTGGCAAAGGAAGGCAGGTATTTGTTGAAGGAAACCTTCGCACACAACAATGGGAGGATGCCCAGGGGGTGAAGCGTTATACTACGGAAATCGTTGCGCGGGAAATCCAGTTCCTGGGCGGCGGAGCGGATGAAGCGAACTACCAGGCCCAGGGCCGCCCGGACTATGGCAAGAGCGGCGGTGAGGCCTCCTTCTCCAATCGCAGTTCCAGCGAAGAACTCCCCCCGCCGGCAGGGGTGCAGGAAGAAGACATTCCTTTTTGA
- a CDS encoding epoxyqueuosine reductase translates to MSISHDPLASEAVSWLQKEIQSTIKCRLDQKGEKNYWREALVGIANADDPLFLKLREVVGPEHSIPQDLLPEARSVIVFFLPFQKTLGRENDQSTPFAARSWAESYVTTNRLIQDISMYLKSFLEKEGHETVITPATHNFDTEKLISGWSHKHIGYIAGLGTFGYHNLLITSSGCCGRLGSLVTSMSLPSTKRPDREWCLVKAGRNCFACVAKCKYDALHKTHYDRHACYEQCLRNDAHYDDLPLVDVCGKCACEVPCSYQIPTRLS, encoded by the coding sequence ATGTCGATCTCCCATGATCCATTGGCCAGTGAAGCGGTATCCTGGTTACAAAAAGAAATTCAATCGACCATCAAATGCCGGCTTGACCAAAAAGGAGAAAAAAACTACTGGAGAGAAGCGCTGGTAGGTATAGCCAACGCGGATGATCCCCTTTTCCTCAAACTTCGTGAAGTCGTGGGACCGGAACATTCCATACCTCAGGATCTACTTCCTGAAGCTCGATCCGTCATTGTGTTTTTCTTGCCCTTCCAAAAAACTCTGGGGCGGGAAAACGATCAGTCCACACCCTTTGCAGCCCGCTCGTGGGCTGAATCCTACGTAACGACCAACCGACTCATCCAGGACATCAGCATGTATTTGAAATCCTTCCTGGAAAAAGAGGGGCATGAGACGGTCATTACGCCCGCGACTCATAACTTCGATACGGAGAAACTCATCAGTGGCTGGTCCCACAAACACATCGGCTATATTGCAGGCTTAGGGACCTTCGGATACCACAACCTGCTCATCACATCATCGGGATGCTGCGGGCGATTGGGAAGCTTGGTCACGAGCATGTCCCTCCCCTCAACAAAACGTCCCGACCGGGAATGGTGCCTCGTGAAGGCAGGCCGCAACTGTTTTGCCTGTGTCGCAAAGTGTAAATACGACGCCCTGCATAAGACTCATTATGATCGGCACGCATGTTACGAGCAGTGCCTGCGAAATGATGCCCACTACGATGATCTTCCCCTGGTGGATGTTTGCGGCAAGTGTGCCTGTGAGGTACCCTGCAGTTATCAAATTCCCACCAGGCTTTCCTGA
- a CDS encoding ribonuclease J has translation MPNSSNTQPFLKVIPLGGLGEIGLNMMVMEYDETLILIDSGLMFPEDDMLGIDIVIPDFSYIQKNRDRVRALIVTHGHEDHIGAIPFLLREFQIPIYGTPLSLALIREKLKEHGLLERSELNQVLPREQISIGPFQIEFLQVCHSIPDGVGLAIRTPVGILIHSGDFKIDNTPIDGRRFDMARFGAYGEEGVLALFSDSTNVERPGYTLSERDVGNTLREIFQECAGRIIVAVFASNLNRIQQVIRLAREFNRKVLLNGRSMAVNVRIARELGYLNFPPEEEITLQELARLPDSEVLMLTTGSQGEPMSALTRMAFDDHKKLKVQRGDTIILSSKFIPGNERTIQNIINHLYRHGAEVIHEQVRDIHVSGHAYRQELKTMISLVKPRFFIPVHGEYRHLVKHRQLAIDMGIPEENCLLAEDGSTILCGPDQISIGERVPTGRVLVDGKGVGDVEGVVLRDRRHLSEDGLVIVSLVIDKETSEILSGPDILSKGFIQEETHSEILDSAKCVILEVLDNLLEKDYEVDTSVLQAEIHRELKRFFNRVLYRRPVIYAIVVDI, from the coding sequence ATGCCGAATAGTTCAAATACACAACCGTTTCTCAAAGTCATTCCACTGGGAGGACTCGGAGAGATCGGACTCAACATGATGGTGATGGAATACGATGAAACCTTGATTCTCATCGATTCCGGCCTGATGTTCCCCGAAGACGACATGTTGGGCATCGATATCGTGATACCGGATTTTTCATACATTCAAAAAAACAGGGATCGTGTACGGGCTCTCATCGTCACCCACGGGCACGAAGATCATATCGGGGCCATTCCTTTCCTCTTGAGAGAATTTCAAATTCCCATCTACGGCACACCTCTTTCTCTCGCCCTCATTCGGGAAAAGCTAAAGGAACATGGCTTGCTGGAGCGATCAGAGCTCAACCAGGTTCTTCCACGGGAACAAATTTCCATTGGACCTTTTCAAATAGAATTCCTGCAGGTATGCCATAGTATTCCCGACGGCGTCGGTTTGGCCATTCGGACTCCCGTTGGAATACTGATTCATTCCGGAGACTTTAAAATCGACAATACTCCCATCGATGGTCGAAGATTCGATATGGCCCGCTTCGGCGCTTACGGCGAAGAAGGGGTGCTTGCTCTTTTTTCTGACTCCACCAATGTGGAACGCCCCGGTTACACTCTGTCTGAAAGGGACGTCGGCAATACATTGCGAGAGATCTTCCAGGAATGTGCAGGGCGCATCATCGTTGCGGTTTTTGCCAGCAATTTGAACCGAATCCAACAGGTGATACGGCTTGCCCGAGAGTTCAACCGCAAGGTGCTTTTGAACGGGAGATCCATGGCAGTCAACGTCCGTATCGCAAGGGAACTCGGCTACCTGAACTTTCCTCCGGAGGAAGAGATCACGCTTCAGGAACTTGCGCGACTGCCCGACTCCGAGGTCCTGATGCTCACCACGGGCAGCCAGGGAGAGCCCATGAGCGCCCTCACACGCATGGCTTTTGACGATCATAAAAAACTCAAGGTGCAGCGGGGAGATACGATCATTCTTTCTTCCAAGTTCATTCCGGGGAATGAACGCACCATACAAAATATCATCAACCATCTCTACCGTCATGGCGCCGAGGTCATTCACGAACAGGTCCGGGATATTCACGTGTCGGGACACGCTTACAGACAAGAATTGAAAACAATGATCAGCCTGGTCAAACCTCGATTCTTTATCCCGGTTCACGGGGAATACAGGCATTTGGTGAAGCATCGGCAACTAGCCATCGATATGGGAATTCCAGAAGAAAATTGCCTTCTGGCGGAAGATGGAAGCACGATCCTCTGCGGCCCGGACCAAATCAGTATCGGAGAACGAGTTCCAACCGGTAGAGTACTCGTGGACGGCAAGGGAGTCGGTGATGTCGAGGGAGTTGTGTTGCGCGACCGCCGTCATCTTTCGGAAGACGGCCTTGTCATTGTTTCATTGGTCATCGATAAGGAGACCAGTGAAATCCTCAGCGGGCCGGATATCCTGAGCAAGGGATTCATTCAGGAAGAAACCCATTCAGAAATTCTCGACAGCGCAAAATGTGTCATTCTCGAAGTCCTCGATAACCTGCTCGAAAAGGATTACGAAGTGGACACCTCAGTGCTTCAAGCCGAAATCCACAGGGAACTGAAACGTTTTTTCAACCGGGTTCTGTATCGTCGCCCCGTGATTTATGCGATTGTTGTGGACATTTAA
- a CDS encoding PilZ domain-containing protein, which translates to MYQKMSVWWKNENLIFDGITLDICPGGLFIVTGHLLPLKSIIDILFCLAKGAPCFCQGEVIWVNRGQITHYPPGFGVQFLKIEPDILEQLIVLCSDWEGEERAGLYNW; encoded by the coding sequence TTGTATCAAAAGATGAGCGTCTGGTGGAAAAACGAAAACCTTATCTTTGATGGAATCACGCTGGACATCTGTCCGGGAGGGCTTTTCATCGTCACGGGTCATCTGCTCCCTCTCAAATCCATCATCGATATTCTGTTTTGTCTGGCGAAAGGTGCCCCTTGTTTTTGTCAGGGTGAAGTGATCTGGGTGAATCGGGGCCAGATCACCCACTATCCACCAGGCTTTGGCGTTCAATTCCTCAAAATCGAGCCGGATATTCTGGAGCAGCTTATCGTCCTCTGCAGTGATTGGGAAGGCGAAGAGAGAGCCGGCCTATACAACTGGTGA
- a CDS encoding lysylphosphatidylglycerol synthase transmembrane domain-containing protein: MVVGVTRKRFWIAAIFGLFILSYTIKQANLEKLLQNIGDINILWGIAVILASAASYICIAAVLERLLKGTGHTLSFSSTFKISLLSSTLNYVMAIGGLSGVAAKVYLLAREKIPPSNTLSISMVHGFLTNTVAVIFIYLGFFFLYSEYKMNTREMELGIFILMIAFVLTWVTVQSIVHENFRKRLWQILMRIGLFLSHKLHHPHWFHQERAEAFFENFNESMNLLVRNVRKLLSPAAFALLDWLSMFLCLKFAFLTVHYPIENSTLLVGFSVGIFSTIFSLTPASIGLMEGSMAGSFYLLGLDYDRALLATLIYRFGYFFLPMLGSLFFYKRFFPPTVADSIPQNEKNAPP, encoded by the coding sequence TTGGTTGTTGGCGTGACTCGCAAACGATTCTGGATTGCCGCAATTTTCGGGTTGTTCATCCTGAGCTACACCATAAAACAAGCCAATCTTGAAAAGCTTTTGCAAAATATTGGTGATATCAATATCCTCTGGGGAATCGCGGTGATACTGGCCAGTGCGGCCAGTTATATTTGCATCGCCGCAGTGCTCGAACGGCTTCTAAAGGGAACCGGTCATACACTGTCTTTCTCCTCGACTTTCAAGATTTCCCTTCTTTCCAGCACACTGAATTATGTCATGGCCATCGGTGGGCTGAGCGGTGTAGCTGCAAAAGTCTACCTCCTTGCCAGAGAAAAAATCCCTCCCAGCAATACTCTTTCCATTTCCATGGTGCACGGCTTTCTCACCAACACAGTTGCCGTCATTTTCATCTATTTGGGTTTCTTTTTTCTGTACAGCGAATACAAAATGAATACCCGTGAAATGGAGCTCGGAATATTCATTCTCATGATCGCATTCGTTCTCACTTGGGTGACTGTCCAGTCGATTGTTCACGAAAACTTCCGCAAACGTCTATGGCAGATCCTCATGCGCATCGGCCTTTTCCTATCTCATAAGCTGCACCATCCCCACTGGTTTCACCAGGAAAGGGCCGAGGCGTTTTTCGAAAATTTCAACGAAAGTATGAACCTGCTCGTAAGAAATGTCAGAAAGCTTTTGTCACCGGCAGCTTTTGCCCTGCTGGATTGGTTGTCTATGTTCTTGTGCTTGAAATTCGCATTCCTTACAGTCCATTATCCCATTGAAAACAGTACACTCCTGGTCGGCTTTTCAGTGGGGATCTTTTCCACGATCTTTTCTCTCACTCCCGCATCCATAGGCCTCATGGAAGGATCCATGGCGGGGTCGTTCTACTTGCTGGGTCTTGACTACGATCGCGCCTTGCTGGCGACATTGATCTATCGTTTTGGGTACTTTTTTCTCCCCATGTTGGGGAGTCTTTTTTTTTACAAACGTTTTTTTCCGCCCACAGTTGCAGATTCGATTCCTCAAAACGAAAAAAATGCACCCCCTTGA
- the ccsB gene encoding c-type cytochrome biogenesis protein CcsB, translated as MESVFLIIATLSYCIGTIGYLIYLLRDWNPIHRASWGILLVGALFHATAILVRSIEIRQLAVTSSQEALSFFAWMLVVTYLVVQTRLQLRILGSFVAPLAVLFMFISSILPAHIIPRGGIFQSGWVIFHVTTLFFANALFALAFSAGIMYLLQERQIKRKSFGFLYGRLPSLERLDKINYYCLIVGFPLMTAGLITGFAYASVDSVWRSPWNWDPKEIFALITWVIYAISLHERLTVGWRGRKAAWMAIFGFLAVLITFLGVNLFMKGHHTTFIR; from the coding sequence ATGGAATCCGTATTCCTCATCATCGCTACCCTCTCTTACTGCATCGGAACCATCGGATATTTGATCTATCTTCTGCGAGATTGGAATCCGATCCACCGGGCATCCTGGGGGATTCTCCTGGTAGGAGCGCTCTTCCACGCCACTGCCATTCTGGTCCGTTCCATAGAAATACGACAACTGGCTGTAACATCAAGCCAGGAAGCTCTTTCCTTCTTCGCATGGATGCTTGTGGTCACTTATCTCGTCGTCCAGACGCGTTTGCAATTGCGCATCCTAGGTTCATTCGTGGCGCCGCTCGCTGTACTCTTTATGTTCATATCCAGCATTCTACCGGCGCACATCATTCCCCGAGGGGGAATTTTCCAGAGTGGATGGGTCATTTTTCATGTGACGACCCTGTTTTTCGCCAATGCCCTTTTTGCTCTCGCTTTCAGCGCCGGCATCATGTATCTCCTGCAGGAGCGGCAGATCAAGCGCAAGAGTTTCGGGTTTCTCTATGGCCGTCTGCCTTCACTTGAACGATTGGATAAGATCAACTATTATTGTTTGATCGTGGGCTTTCCACTAATGACCGCAGGTCTCATCACCGGCTTCGCTTACGCCAGTGTCGACTCTGTATGGCGATCCCCTTGGAACTGGGACCCTAAAGAGATTTTTGCCCTGATCACCTGGGTGATATATGCCATCTCTTTGCATGAGCGACTCACAGTGGGTTGGCGCGGACGCAAAGCCGCCTGGATGGCTATCTTTGGATTTCTGGCGGTTCTCATAACGTTTCTGGGGGTCAACCTGTTCATGAAGGGTCATCATACGACTTTTATCAGGTAA
- the tatA gene encoding twin-arginine translocase TatA/TatE family subunit translates to MIGGIGMPELIIILVIVLIIFGAGKLPEIGAGLGKGIRNFKKATTDTVEESNEKTEKIEENK, encoded by the coding sequence ATGATCGGTGGAATCGGCATGCCCGAATTGATAATTATCCTGGTGATCGTACTCATCATTTTCGGAGCAGGAAAATTGCCTGAAATCGGAGCGGGACTCGGAAAAGGCATTCGCAATTTCAAGAAGGCCACGACCGACACCGTAGAAGAATCGAACGAAAAAACGGAAAAAATTGAGGAGAACAAATAG